Within Paramormyrops kingsleyae isolate MSU_618 unplaced genomic scaffold, PKINGS_0.4 ups138, whole genome shotgun sequence, the genomic segment TGAAAATAATCATGAATACATAATAGATCAACCTGTTAGgtaaacaaatatatttatgtTGTGAGAACTAAGGATTTTAACAAAATACTTTGAGTTGCTTTGTCTTCAGACTCTGTTTGTTCAGTTAACTCATAAAAGTGCTTGTGATAGGTTGCCTTATTATTTTAAGTTaactcaactttttttttttacagtgtagtacCGATTTACAgtaggtgttaatgaagcactaCTCCTTTGCTGCTGCTTACTTcttgcatatttacctgttaactacggaacagtattataaagtgttaccccggatgtgtgtgtgcgaaatttggtgattattggtcgttattttggtacattaaaccacattaagctttttcacattaagcgttttagaatgtacccggataagggaggtttgactgtatCAGTGTGgtttttaaattctttatagaaCTGTAGTTTTATTGCGTATACATTACCTGCAGTGGCATAAAACGCATCTTTAATAGCCTGCACTCACAGGTGTTCGGGAAAAACAATTTCGAATTGCCCCGCAAACTGTACTCTTTGATATATTATCCGCATCGCCTGcagtgtacaaaaaaaaatgccgcTTGCAAAATATCTCAAGGCAATGCACATTGTCTGTGTGGCTGCGAGAGCCCGACTTCGCTTATTTGGACTTCTACTATTCGGAGCCAATAAACGTTTAAGATATGATATTCCATCTCGGCCGAAGCAGTATCGTTCGAAAAGAATATCATCCGGCAACATTAATAAAGGATCTTGCCGATCGCGCAGAAAAccctttcaatttgaaattcCCTTCTTATTATTAGTGTACCGATTGCAATTGGTCGCACATCCATGAATGGCGAGGCCATGACTGAACGGATTTCCATGCACGGACACTGATTACGTGTGTGAGCTAATCATTGTTTACACAGAACAAACCTGCTCCgagcaggtttgaggatttggatgtgttgctatgacaacacatccagcaaGAGTTTCCAAAAACCGACAGATTcaggatcatgccaaatcgtAAACAATTATGATCAGGCTAAATTTACGAGTAATCCACGTAcgaaaaataccccccccccaccacaacaaacacacacgcacacacacacacgtagatTTGAAAGTAAACAAAACTAAATACTGAACATTTTGACGTAAAAACGGAGTCGTTGCGTATTTAGAACGTATAGTCATCATACGTATATAAGTCAGTTGCTGGTCATTTCGAGGGAAATAAGCAAGAGAAATGGAAGAGACATTGGCTTTTGGGAAAATGATGAGACACAACATGGAGAGAAAGAAGTCTTTCCAAAAATTCAACGAGCTGCGGCTGGCCGGAAAGCTCTGTGACGTGGTCCTTGTCGCGGACAACGTAAAATTCGAAGCCCACAGAGTAGTTCTGTGTGGCTGCAGCACCTATTTCGAGTAAGTAGCTGTGACCCATATATGCTGATGATGTCAAAACAACAAGGTGTCagatttttctctctttttccggTGACTTCTACCTGGCAATGAGCTTCTGTGATAACAGaaagtttttaaatgcattattgtGTTATGTTAGTGTAGGTCAGGGCtaataagaaatatttctgAGCCACCTTACATTCTGacatatagtaataatagtaacaataacTGTATGATATACATAGGGGACCATGTCAAttagaggcaaaaaaaaatattccagtGGACCTGCCCTCCAGTCCAAGTGAAAAATATTTAGGGGGAGCCACTGCTGGAAAAATACGATTAAAGGCCTTCCTGACCAGATGCCTAGTTTTTAAGTACCTATGTGATCATCTGTGGCAGGGGGTTTTTAGCTCTCGCCAATATTCATTTTGGGGTCCCTGGTTCAAAAGTTAGAAAACCCCTTATTTAACTTTGCCTGCAAAACCCATATTTGTTAAATGAGTCACATCTGGATTGTTTTTCAGGGCTTTGTTCACCAGTGACTGGAATGATTCAGGAAATCGGGAATACCAATTCCCAGGCATTTTCCCAGAAACACTGAGGCAGATCATCGAGTACGCCTACACGCACTCTGTGCTTGTCACGGCTGACAATGTGGAGGACCTCCTGTTAGCCGCTGACCAGCTAAACATCCTGGGCATTGTACAGCGATGCTGCGATTTTCTGCATGACCAGCTCTGCCCCCAGAACTGCATTGGCATTTTTCAAATCGCAGACATCTACTGCCTCAATGAGCTGCGCCAGTCTGCCTTCCATTCAATCCTGAGGAACTTCAAGGAGGTTGCCACCACCTCAGTGGAGTTCCCGGAGCTCACCTTGCAACAGCTGTGTGACATCATTGAGAAGGATGAGCTGAATGTCACACAGGAGGATGTGGTGTTTGACGCCATCCTCCGATGGATCAAGCACGAGCCTGTCAGCAGAGAGGCCCATATTTCAGTCCTGTTACCAAAGGTGACTGTAATTATCCAACATTCTTGCGGACGTGGACATAACAATAGAATACTCTTTCAGTGAAGTCCTTATTGTAGTAGCTAGAGACTGAACCTCCATTTCCATGTCCCATAAGTCTACAACCTGGGCTTCTAAGTCATAAAACCAACAGTAGAGtctaacaaacaaataaatggaaaacaacACACTCAAATGTCTTACATTAAACAAGTGTTAGCTGTCACATCTCCAGAGATGCAAAGAAAGCACTAAGGAACTCATGGGAATTCCCTCCTTCTTGTTTCCTGTGTAGGTCCGGATGGCTCGCATGGATCCGGAATATTTCATGAAGATCGTGAAAAACAACGATTTAGTGAAGACCAATGCGGCATGCAGGCCCATTGTCAATGATGTCTTGAAGGTCATGTATGATCTCGACGTTGAAAGTCCAAGCTCTGACTTTGAAAACCCTCTGATCCGCCCACGCCTGCCATCTGACATCTTGCTGGCTGTTGGGGGCTGGAATATGCGTACAAACAACTGGATCGACGCGTACGACACACAGGCCGACCGTTGGGTGGATGTTACGCAAGAGGAGCAGAGCTACCTAGCCGGCCATGGCACCGTGTATGTCGATGGATTTGTGTACTGTATTGGGGGGTTTGATGGCCAAAACTTCACCAATACCGTGCGCAGATTCAACCCCATGACACGGACATGGCAGGAGATGGCCCCAATGCACTGGCACCGCTGTAATGTTAGCGTAGCCGTGCTTGATGGCTTTATCTACGCCATGGGTGGCCATATTGGTTTCAGGCCCCTCAACAAAGTTGAGCGGTATGACCCAGAAACCAACGAATGGACCCTGATCGAGCCCATGAATGAGTGGCGGAACAATGCCAGTGCCACCACCCTGAATGGCAAGGTAGGTTAATGGGAGGCCGTCTGACTGTGTTTACCCTCATTTTCCCCTTGAAATTGAGTATTTTGCACAGTCACGAGCTCTCTTTCTCTTCAGATTGCTGATTTTAATCCATAATTATTAAGTTAAACTTAAGTGTTTGGATAAATGCATTATTGGTCTGCATTAGTGGCACATTGGGTAGTGCTGTGTGTGTCATTGTCCAAGACCTGTGAAATAGAGAGagggcaatttcaggtccagaaagtaaaaatccagaccatgatttactttcaaccaaccagttgagtataaagagtcacagtcacagagtactcaactggttggttgaaacaaaatctcggtctggagttttactttctggacctgaaattgccacctctggtGAAATAGATGAAATGGTGTTCCCACGCCAGGTTTCCATTATTCCGTTCCTAAGGGGCCAGAATCAAAAACAGTTTGCAGGTTTCCCTTTTCAAACACCTATACTACACCTGAAAATTAGCTGATTATGGTGTGTTTGAgaagggaaatctgcaaactgcgTTGGACTCTGGCCACCAGGACctgaactggggaaccctgtcATACACTATCCATAtcacatgtttttatttttgagtcACAGCGAACTTTATTTGTAACCTCCAACCCCAATTATATACAGCATAACGGTCTTCACAGTTAAACTGGTTTTCATAGATATACATCTGTGGGGGTCACAACGGAACGGAGACCCTTTTCTCAGCAGAGTGCTATGATCCACTCACTGAGGAATGGACCATGATCGCTCCAATGAGCACTCCCCGTCATAGCCTTGGAGTCACTGCATATCATGGGAAGATCTATGCGGTGAGTGATTCCTTTCTGTGTCAAATCTCACATTTTACCTGTGAgactttgtctttttttgtctttcctgcTGTGTCTTTGATTGTGATGCATTTAGACCAAACAAAACAGTTCAATTCCAGAAATAGCTGCTTCAAAGGCTTATCTTAATACACATAAAAACGTATATGCTACCCTGCATTCATTTCTGGGTTATAAATGAATCTACTGGGGGAGATGGGCACtactagagatgggcgatccacgttttttcagttccgatccgatttggatacacaactgccgataccgatacagattccgatacaagagctctttttactttgttatactttacatattatttttttttaagctagtaaatacagatggaaaaaatgtatgacaaaaaatatttaactaGGCTACTTCAAACATACATAActtactgttccacctcatttgttttaagcgttgaGGCAtattgaggcatttgcagttcaatatgaatatcttcaaagcaaaaacacacaagtggcgaatgcttaaaattttaacagtttttctcccattggcaccagcgcagttacacttttgatTGTTTTTTCAGTGTCTGATTAGCTACAAGTGTTCTTTTTaagtaataacaacaacaaaaagctAAATATATTAGCATAAGGAGTCTTTTTTGATGGCTCTCAGTTTTCACCGAATTGTACAAGTTTTCTGTTGCCCAAATCCATGTTTTCATTGCAGATGGGTTGACATGTATGTTGAACACATATGAGATATAAGCTTGTGTCATTTATAGATAATGGGAGGTTCTAAGGAGCCCGGTTTCTTAGGACAAAAATTCCTTAAG encodes:
- the LOC140587042 gene encoding kelch-like protein 10 yields the protein MEETLAFGKMMRHNMERKKSFQKFNELRLAGKLCDVVLVADNVKFEAHRVVLCGCSTYFEALFTSDWNDSGNREYQFPGIFPETLRQIIEYAYTHSVLVTADNVEDLLLAADQLNILGIVQRCCDFLHDQLCPQNCIGIFQIADIYCLNELRQSAFHSILRNFKEVATTSVEFPELTLQQLCDIIEKDELNVTQEDVVFDAILRWIKHEPVSREAHISVLLPKVRMARMDPEYFMKIVKNNDLVKTNAACRPIVNDVLKVMYDLDVESPSSDFENPLIRPRLPSDILLAVGGWNMRTNNWIDAYDTQADRWVDVTQEEQSYLAGHGTVYVDGFVYCIGGFDGQNFTNTVRRFNPMTRTWQEMAPMHWHRCNVSVAVLDGFIYAMGGHIGFRPLNKVERYDPETNEWTLIEPMNEWRNNASATTLNGKIYICGGHNGTETLFSAECYDPLTEEWTMIAPMSTPRHSLGVTAYHGKIYAVGGINRPDHLQTMEAYDPTTNRWHAVAPMSTPRSDFGIAVVDNLLFVMGGSDEFRITNKVECFDPETGSWYRAQDMSRPKKHFSCCVVPAHPNIIKYAAPR